Proteins from one Gammaproteobacteria bacterium genomic window:
- the mreD gene encoding rod shape-determining protein MreD — protein MKAYTHSSGWVIVFTLFIAILLMIMPLPEWAQPLRPHWAAMVLVYWCLALPSRVGILSAWVVGLLLDVLSGTLLGAQALALSIVAYVTLMLYRRIRVKPLLHQSLVLFLLLLLAHHVPLLWVQGISGHSIQSWTYWITPFTSALLWPVVFLLLRYVRHKFRVT, from the coding sequence ATGAAAGCATATACACATAGTTCAGGCTGGGTGATCGTTTTTACTCTGTTTATTGCCATATTGTTGATGATTATGCCGCTACCGGAATGGGCGCAGCCACTTCGTCCTCACTGGGCTGCAATGGTATTGGTCTACTGGTGTCTGGCTTTACCGTCTCGTGTTGGTATTTTGAGCGCATGGGTTGTGGGGCTGTTGCTGGATGTATTATCTGGAACTTTGCTAGGCGCACAAGCTCTGGCCCTAAGCATCGTGGCTTACGTTACTTTGATGCTATACAGGCGAATCAGAGTTAAACCACTCTTGCACCAGTCGCTGGTACTATTTTTGCTATTGTTATTAGCACACCACGTTCCGTTGCTGTGGGTGCAAGGCATCAGTGGTCACTCTATTCAAAGCTGGACGTATTGGATAACACCTTTTACAAGTGCATTGTTATGGCCCGTTGTCTTTTTGCTCTTGCGGTATGTGCGGCATAAATTCAGAGTAACGTAA
- the mreC gene encoding rod shape-determining protein MreC produces MGLFSGNRSNTGYFIILVVISITLMVVDHKQNYLSDVRKGMAVLLSPLIYVVDAPLTLIRWLEGSFEGRANLQQENRQLHAQNLLLQTQQLKLDALTAENQRLRLLLESSTDVGERVLIAGLLAADLQFYSRRLTLDKGTQYGVYPGQPVLNAHGVVGQVFEVSLYSSVAMLITDSNHAVPVQVLRNGLRALVEGRGASNRLALPYLPVSADIQVNDLLMTSGLGGVFPPNYPVAIVKSVERNLGQTFMSISAEPLALLDSGREVLLIWPTQSQSRVSDMNDSACVENKLSITDVDCVQ; encoded by the coding sequence GTGGGACTTTTTTCCGGAAACCGTTCTAATACGGGTTACTTTATTATTTTGGTGGTTATTTCAATCACTTTGATGGTGGTTGACCATAAGCAAAATTATTTAAGCGATGTACGCAAGGGCATGGCGGTACTTTTGTCGCCACTGATTTATGTGGTGGATGCACCGCTTACGCTGATACGATGGCTAGAAGGTAGCTTTGAAGGGCGAGCAAACTTACAACAGGAAAACAGACAGTTACATGCACAAAATTTATTGCTACAAACCCAGCAGCTCAAGCTGGACGCATTAACGGCTGAAAACCAGCGCTTGCGGCTTCTTCTTGAATCTTCCACAGACGTAGGTGAGAGGGTGCTTATTGCAGGTTTGCTGGCCGCTGATCTCCAGTTTTATTCGCGTCGCTTAACATTGGATAAAGGCACGCAGTATGGTGTTTATCCAGGGCAGCCGGTGTTGAACGCCCATGGTGTGGTAGGACAGGTTTTTGAAGTGAGTCTCTATTCCAGTGTCGCGATGTTGATTACAGATTCGAACCATGCAGTACCCGTGCAAGTGTTACGTAATGGGTTGCGCGCGCTAGTTGAAGGGCGAGGCGCGAGTAATCGTCTGGCATTACCCTATCTGCCAGTGAGTGCAGATATACAGGTAAATGATCTATTGATGACTTCTGGGTTAGGAGGTGTGTTTCCACCTAATTATCCAGTTGCAATTGTTAAATCGGTTGAGCGAAATCTGGGCCAAACTTTTATGTCGATCAGTGCGGAGCCTCTTGCCTTGCTGGATAGTGGGCGTGAAGTGCTATTAATATGGCCGACTCAAAGCCAAAGCAGAGTATCTGATATGAATGATTCTGCGTGCGTTGAAAATAAATTAAGTATCACTGATGTTGATTGTGTGCAATGA
- a CDS encoding rod shape-determining protein: MLFKGLRGMFSNDLSIDLGTANTLIYARGQGIVLNEPSVVAIRHDRGPGGPKKIAAVGMEAKLMIGRTPGNIVAIRPLKDGVIADFTVTEKMLQHFIHQVHESKFFRPSPRVLICVPCGSTQVERRAIKESAEGAGARDVYLIDEPMAAAIGAGMPVGEASGSMVLDIGGGTTEVAILSLNGLVYSSSVRIGGDRFDNSIINYVRRNYGTLIGDATAERIKHEIGSAFPSNEIKEMEVKGLNQSEGVPRSFTLNNNEVLEALQEPLTSIVGAVRAALEQTPPDLGADIAEKGMVLTGGGALLQGLDQLLMEETGLPVIVAEDPLTCVVRGGGRALEMIDERGGDIFVAE, from the coding sequence ATGCTATTTAAAGGCCTGCGCGGCATGTTTTCCAATGATCTTTCTATTGATCTGGGAACAGCTAATACATTGATTTATGCAAGAGGGCAAGGAATTGTTCTCAATGAACCGTCTGTCGTAGCGATACGCCATGATCGTGGGCCGGGTGGGCCTAAAAAAATTGCTGCGGTGGGGATGGAGGCTAAATTGATGATTGGCCGTACCCCTGGAAATATTGTAGCAATACGCCCACTTAAAGATGGAGTAATTGCTGATTTCACCGTGACAGAAAAGATGTTGCAGCATTTTATTCATCAAGTACATGAAAGTAAATTTTTTCGCCCCAGCCCACGGGTTTTGATTTGTGTGCCTTGTGGGTCAACTCAGGTTGAACGGCGTGCGATCAAAGAGTCAGCCGAAGGGGCTGGCGCGCGCGATGTTTATTTGATTGACGAGCCGATGGCAGCAGCGATTGGAGCCGGTATGCCTGTCGGGGAGGCCAGTGGTTCCATGGTGCTCGATATTGGCGGGGGAACGACGGAAGTTGCTATTTTATCTTTAAATGGTCTGGTCTATTCGTCGTCGGTACGAATTGGAGGGGATCGGTTTGATAATTCGATTATTAATTATGTGCGCCGAAACTATGGCACATTGATTGGTGATGCGACGGCTGAACGTATCAAGCATGAAATTGGCTCTGCTTTTCCTAGTAATGAAATAAAGGAGATGGAAGTGAAGGGGCTAAATCAATCCGAAGGAGTGCCACGCAGTTTCACCTTGAATAACAATGAAGTTCTTGAGGCATTACAGGAGCCACTTACCAGTATCGTTGGTGCGGTTAGAGCTGCATTGGAGCAAACGCCGCCAGATCTGGGCGCAGATATTGCTGAGAAGGGAATGGTGCTAACGGGCGGGGGTGCGTTGTTACAAGGGCTGGATCAATTGTTGATGGAAGAAACGGGTCTGCCCGTAATTGTTGCCGAAGATCCTTTGACTTGTGTTGTTCGAGGGGGTGGCCGTGCATTAGAGATGATTGATGAGCGTGGCGGAGATATTTTTGTGGCAGAGTGA
- the gatC gene encoding Asp-tRNA(Asn)/Glu-tRNA(Gln) amidotransferase subunit GatC translates to MSLQQSDIEKVAHLARLSIDPSDIPEHIKNLSDILDLVEQMNAVDTESVTPMAHPMDATQRLRSDEATETDQREQFQALAPQVEAGLYLVPKVIE, encoded by the coding sequence ATGAGTTTGCAGCAATCTGACATTGAAAAAGTCGCACATTTAGCACGTTTAAGCATTGATCCCTCTGATATACCAGAACATATTAAAAATTTATCCGACATCCTCGACCTGGTTGAGCAAATGAATGCCGTTGATACGGAGAGTGTGACTCCCATGGCTCACCCCATGGATGCAACCCAACGCCTTCGATCCGATGAAGCCACTGAAACAGATCAACGCGAACAATTTCAAGCGCTTGCTCCTCAAGTGGAGGCAGGGCTTTACCTCGTACCCAAAGTCATTGAATAA
- the gatA gene encoding Asp-tRNA(Asn)/Glu-tRNA(Gln) amidotransferase subunit GatA, whose protein sequence is MHDKTVAELGAGLRSGEFSSEELTRIFLDRIEKHDGALNSFITVTPELAIEQAIAADARIKANNATPLTGIPFAHKDIFCTQGIRTSCGSKMLDNFISPYDATVVSRLKSAGIVTLGKTNMDEFAMGSSNETSYYGAVKNPWDTKAVPGGSSGGSAAAVAARLTPVASGTDTGGSIRQPAALCGVTGLKPTYGRVSRYGMIAFASSLDQGGPMTRTAEDAAIVLNAMAGFDARDSTSIDKPVPDYTAHLGDSLKGLKIGLPKEYFGEGLDPDVADAIDASIKEYQKLGAEIVEISLPNTHLAVPTYYVVAPAECSTNLSRYDGVRFGHRCDSPKNLEDLYKRSRGEGFGEEVKRRIMMGTYALSSGYYDAYYLKAQKIRRLISDDFRKAFEQVDLIAGPTTPTTAFNIGEKNDDPVSMYLSDIYTIAANLAGLPGISIPAGFVSGRPVGLQLIGNYFEEAGLLSAAHQYQQVTDWHTRRPEGF, encoded by the coding sequence ATGCACGACAAAACAGTTGCAGAGCTCGGAGCCGGACTTCGTAGCGGTGAGTTTTCAAGCGAAGAGCTTACACGCATCTTTCTTGATCGCATTGAAAAGCATGATGGAGCACTGAACAGCTTTATTACTGTCACACCGGAGCTTGCCATTGAGCAAGCCATCGCGGCGGACGCTCGCATCAAGGCCAATAATGCCACACCACTCACGGGCATTCCCTTTGCGCACAAAGATATTTTTTGCACACAAGGTATTCGTACCAGCTGTGGCTCTAAAATGTTGGATAACTTTATTTCACCTTATGATGCAACCGTGGTTTCCCGCCTTAAGTCCGCAGGCATTGTGACCTTGGGTAAAACCAACATGGACGAATTTGCCATGGGTTCCAGCAATGAAACCAGTTATTACGGTGCCGTTAAAAATCCGTGGGATACCAAGGCAGTGCCTGGCGGCTCATCTGGTGGCTCTGCCGCAGCGGTAGCTGCACGTTTAACCCCAGTGGCCAGTGGCACGGATACGGGCGGTTCGATTCGCCAACCCGCCGCACTCTGTGGAGTGACGGGTTTAAAACCCACCTACGGCCGTGTTTCACGCTACGGCATGATCGCTTTCGCTTCCAGCCTTGACCAGGGCGGCCCGATGACACGCACCGCCGAAGATGCGGCCATCGTACTCAATGCCATGGCAGGATTTGATGCACGTGACTCCACCAGTATTGACAAGCCCGTTCCTGATTACACCGCCCATCTGGGCGATTCACTCAAAGGGCTTAAAATCGGCCTTCCCAAAGAGTACTTTGGCGAAGGACTAGATCCGGATGTGGCTGATGCGATTGATGCATCCATCAAAGAATACCAAAAACTTGGTGCTGAAATTGTTGAAATCAGCCTACCGAATACACACTTGGCCGTACCGACCTATTATGTTGTTGCACCCGCAGAGTGCTCCACCAACCTGTCACGTTATGATGGTGTTCGCTTTGGCCACCGCTGTGATTCACCCAAAAACCTGGAAGACCTCTATAAACGCTCTCGCGGTGAAGGTTTCGGCGAGGAAGTAAAGCGCCGCATCATGATGGGTACTTACGCACTCTCTTCAGGTTATTACGATGCTTATTATCTCAAGGCGCAAAAAATTCGCAGGCTGATCAGTGATGACTTTCGCAAGGCCTTCGAGCAAGTTGATCTGATCGCGGGCCCCACCACACCGACCACAGCATTTAACATTGGCGAAAAAAATGATGACCCTGTCAGCATGTACCTCTCTGACATCTATACGATTGCCGCCAACCTTGCGGGTCTGCCTGGCATCTCGATACCTGCAGGTTTTGTCTCGGGCCGCCCTGTCGGTTTGCAGCTGATTGGCAACTATTTTGAAGAAGCAGGGCTGCTCAGTGCAGCTCATCAATACCAACAGGTCACAGACTGGCACACCCGCCGCCCTGAAGGTTTCTGA
- the gatB gene encoding Asp-tRNA(Asn)/Glu-tRNA(Gln) amidotransferase subunit GatB has product MEWEVVIGLEIHAQLATKSKIFSGAATAYGAAPNTQACAIDLGMPGVLPVLNKEAVRMAIKFGTAIGAHIAPRSVFARKNYFYPDLPKGYQISQFELPIVGVGHLDIELEDGSNKRIGVTRAHLEEDAGKSLHEDFHGLTGVDLNRAGTPLLEIVSEPDMRSAKEAVTYMKKIHSLVRYLEICDGNMQEGSFRCDANISMRPKGQKEYGTRAEIKNLNSFRFVERAINIEIERQIDILEDGGTVTQETRLYDSAKNETRSMRSKEEAFDYRYFPDPDLLPVELASEEIEAIRKTLPELPHQKKERFTASFSLTPYDAGVLTSSRELADFFENVVISSGNENKLAANWVMGDFMAALNKAGVDITASPVSAEQLGGMIQRIADNTISGKIAKQIFEAIWNGEGDTDTIIEKKGLKQITDSGAIEAIIDGIITNNPNQTEQYRAGKDKLFGFFVGQTMKATQGKANPAQVNSLLKEKLNR; this is encoded by the coding sequence ATGGAATGGGAAGTTGTTATCGGGCTGGAAATCCATGCCCAACTTGCGACAAAAAGTAAAATATTTTCAGGTGCAGCCACAGCTTACGGCGCTGCGCCCAACACTCAAGCCTGCGCCATTGATTTGGGCATGCCCGGTGTTTTGCCCGTACTCAATAAAGAAGCGGTGCGCATGGCGATTAAATTCGGCACTGCCATTGGAGCTCATATTGCACCACGCTCAGTATTCGCACGTAAAAATTATTTTTACCCTGATCTACCCAAAGGGTATCAAATCAGCCAGTTTGAACTTCCCATTGTTGGCGTTGGCCACCTTGATATCGAACTGGAAGATGGCTCAAACAAAAGAATTGGTGTGACACGCGCCCATCTGGAAGAAGATGCTGGAAAATCACTGCATGAAGATTTTCATGGCCTCACAGGTGTTGACTTGAATCGCGCAGGCACACCGTTGCTGGAAATAGTCTCCGAGCCCGACATGCGCTCCGCAAAAGAGGCTGTCACTTATATGAAAAAAATTCACTCACTGGTTCGCTACCTCGAAATTTGTGACGGCAACATGCAGGAAGGCTCATTTCGCTGCGATGCCAATATTTCAATGCGTCCCAAAGGCCAAAAAGAGTACGGCACGCGTGCAGAGATCAAAAACCTCAACTCTTTTCGCTTTGTTGAACGTGCCATCAATATTGAGATCGAACGTCAAATTGACATTCTCGAAGACGGCGGCACCGTTACGCAAGAGACTCGTCTCTACGACTCAGCAAAAAATGAGACACGCTCCATGCGCAGCAAGGAAGAAGCGTTTGATTATCGCTACTTTCCTGATCCAGATTTACTGCCTGTTGAGCTGGCAAGTGAAGAGATCGAAGCCATTCGTAAAACACTGCCCGAGTTACCTCACCAGAAAAAAGAACGCTTTACAGCGTCATTTAGCCTCACCCCTTACGATGCAGGCGTACTCACCAGTAGTCGTGAACTGGCTGATTTTTTTGAAAATGTTGTGATCTCTTCTGGTAATGAAAACAAGCTGGCTGCAAACTGGGTCATGGGTGATTTCATGGCGGCGCTGAATAAAGCGGGCGTTGACATTACAGCGAGTCCCGTCAGTGCCGAGCAACTGGGCGGCATGATTCAACGCATTGCAGACAATACAATTTCTGGAAAAATAGCCAAACAGATTTTTGAAGCTATTTGGAACGGAGAAGGTGATACTGATACTATCATTGAGAAAAAAGGACTTAAACAGATCACCGATAGCGGTGCGATTGAAGCCATCATTGATGGAATCATCACTAATAACCCCAATCAAACCGAGCAATATCGTGCAGGGAAAGATAAACTTTTTGGGTTTTTCGTCGGCCAAACCATGAAAGCAAC